One Leopardus geoffroyi isolate Oge1 chromosome C1, O.geoffroyi_Oge1_pat1.0, whole genome shotgun sequence DNA segment encodes these proteins:
- the ZNF436 gene encoding zinc finger protein 436 isoform X2 encodes MAMYLTREEWRPLDPTQRDLYRDVMQENYGNVVSLDFEIRSENEVNPKQEISEDVEFGTASERPVGNTEENPENEEAFESRERPERQWGDLTAEEWVSYPLQQVTDLLVHKEVHTGIRYHICSHCGKAFSQISDLNRHQKTHTGDRPYKCYECGKGFSRSSHLIQHQRTHTGERPYDCNECGKSFGRSSHLIQHQTIHTGEKPHKCNECGKSFCRLSHLIQHQRTHSGEKPYECEECGKSFSRSSHLAQHQRTHTGEKPYECNECGRGFSERSDLIKHYRVHTGERPYKCDECGKNFSQNSDLVRHRRAHTGEKPYHCNECGENFSRISHLVQHQRTHTGEKPYECNACGKSFSRSSHLITHQKIHTGEKPYECNECWRSFGERSDLIKHQRTHTGEKPYECVQCGKGFTQSSNLITHQRVHTGEKPYECTECEKSFSRSSALIKHKRVHTD; translated from the coding sequence ATTTTGAGATCAGGAGTGAGAATGAAGTGAATCCAAAGCAAGAGATTAGTGAAGATGTGGAATTTGGCACTGCATCTGAAAGACCTGTGGGGAACACTGAGGAAAATCCTGAAAATGAAGAAGCCTTTGAAAGCAGGGAGAGACCCGAAAGACAGTGGGGAGATTTAACAGCAGAAGAGTGGGTAAGCTATCCTCTTCAACAAGTCACTGACCTGCTCGTTCACAAAGAAGTCCACACGGGCATCCGGTATCATATATGTTCTCATTGTGGAAAGGCCTTCAGTCAGATCTCAGACCTTAATCGACATCAGAAAACCCACACTGGAGACAGACCCTATAAGTGCTACGAATGTGGAAAGGGCTTCAGTCGGAGCTCACACCTTATTCAGCATCAAAGAACACACACCGGGGAAAGGCCTTATGACTGTAATGAGTGTGGGAAAAGTTTTGGAAGAAGCTCTCACCTCATTCAGCACCAGACAATCCACACCGGagaaaaaccccacaaatgtAACGAGTGTGGGAAAAGTTTCTGCCGGCTGTCTCACCTCATCCAGCACCAAAGGACCCATAGTGGGGAAAAGCCCTATGAGTGTGAGGAGTGTGGGAAAAGCTTCAGCCGGAGCTCTCACCTAGCGCAGCACCAGAGGACCCACACAGGTGAGAAGCCTTACGAGTGTAATGAATGTGGGCGAGGCTTCAGTGAGAGATCTGATCTCATCAAACACTATCGGGTGCACACGGGGGAGAGGCCCTACAAGTGTGATGAGTGTGGGAAGAACTTCAGTCAGAACTCCGACCTGGTGCGCCATCGCAGAGCCCACACGGGAGAAAAGCCGTACCACTGTAACGAATGTGGGGAGAATTTCAGCCGCATCTCGCACTTGGTTCAGCACCAGAGAACGCACACAGGGGAAAAGCCGTACGAATGTAACGCTTGTGGGAAAAGCTTCAGCCGGAGCTCTCATCTCATCACACACCAGAAAATTCACACCGGAGAGAAGCCCTACGAGTGCAATGAGTGTTGGCGAAGCTTCGGAGAAAGGTCAGATCTCATTAAACACCAGAGAACCCACACCGGAGAGAAGCCCTATGAGTGTGTACAGTGTGGAAAAGGTTTCACTCAGAGCTCCAACCTCATCACCCATCAAAGAGTTCATACGGGAGAGAAGCCTTACGAATGTACTGAGTGCGAGAAGAGTTTCAGCCGGAGCTCGGCACTTATTAAACATAAGAGGGTACATACTGACTAA